A window of the Zeugodacus cucurbitae isolate PBARC_wt_2022May chromosome 4, idZeuCucr1.2, whole genome shotgun sequence genome harbors these coding sequences:
- the LOC105215934 gene encoding general transcription factor IIE subunit 1 → MANTKETKYVTEVPSSLKQLARLVVRGFYSIEDALIIDMLVRNPCMKEDDIAELLRFEKKQMRARISTLRNDKFIQIRLKMETGPDGKAQKVNYYFINYKTFVNVVKYKLDLMRKRMETEERDATSRASFKCTSCDKTFTDLEADQLFDFNTGEFRCTYCGSSVEEDSSAMPKKDSRLMLARFNEQLQPLYDLLREVEGIKLAPEILEPEPVDIDTIRGINKPQNQRPDGQQWSGEATRNQGFAVEETRVDISIGGEIQEAVTERKARPVWMTESTVITEDNHDATEAILNEAAQSSTQHTINVGGATNNRSKKENEDIMSVLLQHEKQTNQKDAQTKGLKYGSSNADSSDSSDDEKDIDNTKIPKVDYNNYINSESEDDDDDVPTVHVAGRPHPIDQINDELIAQMTQQEKENYIHVYQQHYSHIYD, encoded by the exons ATGGCCAATACCAAAGAAACCAAATATGTCACCGAAGTGCCGAGTAGTTTAAAGCAATTGGCACGTCTTGTTGTACGCGGCTTTTATTCCATTGAGGATGCGCTCATCATTGATATGTTGGTGCGTAACCCTTGCATGAAGGAAGACGATATTGCGGAGTTACTACGCTTCGAAAAGAAGCAAATGCGTGCACGCATATCAACGCTACGCAATGACAAATTCATACAGATTCGCTTAAAAATGGAGACCGGACCCGATGGCAAGGCACAAAAGGTCAACTACTACTTTATTAATTATAAGACTTTTGTGAATGTTGTCAAATACAAATTGGATTTGATGCGCAAGCGTATGGAGACAGAGGAACGTGATGCCACAAGTCGTGCCAGCTTCAAATGTACCAGCTGCGATAAGACATTTACGGATCTTGAAGCCGATCAATTGTTCGATTTCAATACTGGCGAATTCCGTTGTACTTATTGCGGTAGCTCTGTCGAGGAGGACAGCTCAGCGATGCCAAAGAAAGATTCGCGCTTAATGCTGGCACGTTTCAACGAACAATTGCAACCACTTTACGATTTGTTGCGTGAAGTGGAAGGTATTAAGCTGGCACCGGAAATACTTGAGCCTGAGCCAGTGGATATCGATACAATACGCGG caTCAACAAACCACAGAATCAACGCCCCGATGGTCAACAATGGTCTGGCGAGGCTACGCGTAATCAAGGTTTCGCCGTTGAAGAGACTCGTGTCGATATTAGTATTGGCGGTGAGATACAGGAGGCGGTTACAGAGCGTAAGGCGCGTCCTGTATGGATGACAGAGAGTACGGTTATAACCGAAGATAATCACGATGCCACTGAGGCCATACTTAACGAAGCGGCACAATCATCAACTCAACATACGATAAATGTTGGCGGTGCCACCAATAATCGCAGTAAAAAAGAGAATGAAGATATTATGTCGGTGCTATTGCAACATGAGAAGCAAACAAATCAAAAGGATGCGCAAACGAAGGGTCTTAAATATGGTTCTTCGAATGCGGACTCCAGTGATTCAAGTGATGATGAGAAAGATATCGATAATACTAAAATTC CGAAAGTTGATTACAACAACTATATCAATTCTGAATCAGAAGATGACGACGATGATGTTCCAACGGTGCATGTAGCCGGACGACCACATCCAATAGATCAAATCAATGACGAACTTATAGCTCAAATGACACAGCAGGAGAAGGAAAACTATATACATGTTTATCAACAGCATTACAGCCATATTTACGATTAA